In one Alphaproteobacteria bacterium genomic region, the following are encoded:
- a CDS encoding rod shape-determining protein translates to MFSRLLGFLSADMAIDLGTANTLVYVKGRGIVLNEPSVVAIAEVKGKKQVLAVGDEAKMMLGRTPGNIQAIRPLRDGVIADFEVAEEMIKHFIRKVHNRRSFASPQVIVCVPSGSTAVERRAIQESAESAGARRVFLIEEPMAAAIGANLPVTEPTGSMVVDIGGGTTEVAVLSLGGIVYSRSVRVGGDKMDEAIIAYIRRNHNLLVGEGSAERIKKKIGSACPPEEGDGEMMEIKGRDLMNGVPKELNISERQIAESLAEPVGAIIEAVKVALEQTPPELAADIVDKGIVLTGGGGMLRNLDYVLRHATGLPVSIADEALSCVALGTGRCLEEMRTLKNVLISMYN, encoded by the coding sequence ATGTTTTCTCGGTTACTCGGTTTTCTCTCCGCCGACATGGCGATCGATCTCGGTACGGCCAACACGCTGGTTTACGTCAAGGGGCGTGGCATCGTCCTGAACGAGCCGTCCGTTGTCGCGATCGCCGAAGTGAAGGGCAAGAAGCAGGTTCTCGCCGTCGGGGACGAGGCGAAGATGATGCTGGGGCGTACGCCCGGCAACATACAGGCCATCCGGCCGCTGCGCGATGGTGTGATCGCCGACTTCGAAGTCGCCGAAGAGATGATCAAGCACTTCATTCGCAAGGTTCACAATCGCCGCAGCTTCGCCAGTCCGCAGGTCATTGTCTGTGTGCCGTCCGGATCCACCGCGGTGGAGCGTCGTGCCATTCAGGAATCCGCGGAAAGCGCCGGTGCGCGCCGGGTCTTCCTGATCGAGGAGCCGATGGCCGCCGCGATTGGCGCCAATCTGCCGGTGACCGAACCGACCGGCTCCATGGTGGTCGATATCGGCGGCGGTACGACCGAGGTTGCGGTGCTGTCGCTGGGCGGCATTGTCTATTCGCGCTCCGTGCGTGTCGGTGGCGACAAGATGGACGAGGCCATTATTGCCTATATCCGTCGCAATCATAACCTGCTCGTCGGGGAAGGCTCTGCCGAGCGGATCAAGAAGAAGATCGGTTCCGCCTGTCCGCCGGAAGAAGGCGACGGGGAAATGATGGAAATAAAGGGCCGGGATCTGATGAACGGCGTCCCGAAGGAGCTGAACATCTCCGAGCGCCAGATCGCAGAAAGCCTGGCCGAGCCGGTTGGTGCCATCATAGAGGCGGTCAAGGTCGCGCTGGAACAGACTCCGCCGGAGCTTGCCGCCGACATTGTCGACAAGGGTATCGTGCTGACCGGCGGTGGCGGGATGCTGCGCAATCTTGATTACGTGCTTCGGCACGCCACGGGGCTTCCGGTTTCCATCGCGGACGAGGCGTTGAGCTGTGTCGCTCTGGGCACCGGCCGGTGCCTCGAGGAGATGCGCACGCTGAAGAACGTGCTGATCAGTATGTACAATTAG